The following proteins come from a genomic window of Pseudomonas putida:
- the csgE gene encoding curli production assembly/transport protein CsgE, which yields MKRLNVFCLSLGLLLAAGVSDVARADAEDEMKGFIVDNTISHIGHDFYAYFADRLRATSRLDFNLVVRERPDARWGSLITVEFERDVLYRRFLPPNVTQLKEEAVAAADLVKQEVIQRKLQRLLQDTTDLERDEL from the coding sequence ATGAAACGCCTGAACGTGTTTTGCCTGAGCCTTGGCCTGTTGCTGGCCGCCGGGGTATCCGATGTGGCACGGGCCGACGCCGAAGATGAGATGAAGGGCTTTATCGTCGACAACACCATCTCGCACATCGGCCACGACTTTTACGCCTACTTTGCCGACCGCCTGCGCGCCACCAGCCGCCTGGATTTCAACCTGGTGGTGCGCGAACGCCCGGATGCCCGCTGGGGCAGCCTGATCACGGTGGAATTCGAGCGCGATGTGCTGTACCGCCGCTTCCTGCCGCCCAATGTCACCCAATTGAAAGAAGAGGCCGTCGCGGCCGCCGACCTGGTCAAGCAGGAGGTCATTCAGCGCAAGCTGCAGCGCCTGCTCCAGGACACCACTGATCTGGAGAGGGACGAGCTATGA
- a CDS encoding curli assembly protein CsgF: MNTRIPHCIAACLVACAVTAQATELVYTPVNPAFGGNPLNGTWLLNNAQAQNDYDDPDLKDRTSAFGGTSALERFSNQLESRMLSQLLDNISNGQTGSMATDAFLIDVIDDSGALSIKVTDRVTGEISIIEVSGLNP; encoded by the coding sequence ATGAACACGCGTATTCCCCACTGCATCGCCGCCTGTCTTGTGGCCTGCGCCGTTACCGCCCAGGCCACGGAACTGGTGTACACCCCGGTCAATCCGGCGTTCGGTGGCAACCCGCTCAACGGCACCTGGTTGCTGAACAACGCCCAAGCGCAAAACGACTATGACGACCCTGACCTCAAGGACCGCACCTCCGCCTTTGGCGGTACCTCGGCCCTGGAGCGCTTCAGCAACCAGCTGGAGTCGCGGATGTTGTCGCAGTTGCTGGACAACATCAGCAATGGCCAGACCGGCAGCATGGCCACCGATGCCTTCCTGATCGATGTGATCGATGACTCCGGTGCTTTGAGCATCAAGGTCACCGACCGCGTCACAGGAGAAATTTCGATCATTGAGGTCAGCGGCCTGAACCCCTGA